Proteins encoded within one genomic window of Eleutherodactylus coqui strain aEleCoq1 chromosome 1, aEleCoq1.hap1, whole genome shotgun sequence:
- the TMBIM6 gene encoding bax inhibitor 1, translated as MDFLDRNINFDALLKFSHISQSTQQHLKRVYSAFAFCMLVAAAGAYSSVVFGFLQGSFLIFAGTLGTMLWLMFTPHNYENEKKRLGILAAFAFFSGCGLGPILNLCIAVNPSIIPTAFMGTAVIFICFTLSALYARSRSFLFLGGILMSALTLLTLSSLVNIFIGSVFLFKMHMYVGLVVMCGFVLFDTQLIIDKAERGDKDYVWHCVDLFLDFITIFRKLMIILAMNEKDKKKERK; from the exons ATGGATTTTCTTGATCGGAATATCAACTTTGATGCCCTCCTCAAGTTCTCACACAT TTCCCAATCCACACAACAGCACTTGAAACGAGTGTACAGCGCCTTCGCCTTCTGCATGCTGGTCGCTGCTGCTGGTGCTTATTCAAGCGTGGTATTCGGGTTTCTGCAG GGCAGCTTTCTGATCTTTGCAGGCACTCTGGGCACCATGCTATGGCTGATGTTTACTCCTCACAACTATGAAAATGAGAAGAAGCGCCTGGGAATTTTAGCTGCTTTTGCCTTTTTCTCTG GTTGCGGCTTGGGTCCCATCTTAAACCTTTGTATTGCAGTTAACCCCAG CATCATTCCTACCGCCTTCATGGGCACAGCCGTGATCTTCATCTGCTTCACACTCAGTGCCCTGTACGCAAGAAGTCGCAGCTTCCTTTTCCTAGGAG GTATCCTGATGTCTGCTCTGACCCTGCTTACTCTTTCCTCCTTGGTGAACATCTTCATTGGATCAGTCTTTCTTTTCAAA ATGCACATGTACGTCGGCTTGGTGGTCATGTGCGGATTTGTTTTATTTGACACTCAACTCATTATCGATAAAGCCGAGAGGGGAGATAAAGACTATGTATG GCACTGTGTAGACTTGTTTCTTGATTTCATCACCATCTTCAGGAAACTCATGATAATCCTGGCTATGAACGAGAAG Gataagaagaaagagagaaaataa